One segment of Chryseobacterium viscerum DNA contains the following:
- a CDS encoding TrmH family RNA methyltransferase, with protein MRMKDLAQTFEYLKQFLTEERLAKIEHFSQESSDFVLPVVEDVYQFRNAAAIVRSVEACGFHKVVALQEEYSFEPNLRVTKGADTWVEVEKLPRNMESFQSIKDRGYKIVVVSLENNAKMLPEYEITEPIALVFGTEMEGVSQEILDFADETLAIPMYGFTRSFNVSVAASICMYELKQKLIKSDIDYKLNEKKLLRMKILWAVNSMRSGQQIFEKYLRENNIDWK; from the coding sequence ATGCGGATGAAAGACTTAGCGCAAACTTTTGAATATTTAAAACAGTTTTTAACCGAAGAAAGACTCGCGAAAATTGAACATTTTTCCCAGGAAAGTTCAGATTTTGTACTTCCTGTTGTAGAGGATGTTTATCAGTTTCGAAATGCAGCAGCAATTGTACGTTCTGTGGAAGCCTGTGGTTTTCATAAAGTAGTGGCTTTGCAGGAAGAATACAGTTTTGAACCGAATCTTCGGGTAACAAAGGGTGCAGATACCTGGGTTGAAGTAGAAAAGCTTCCCCGAAATATGGAATCCTTTCAGAGTATTAAAGACAGAGGATACAAAATTGTGGTGGTTTCATTAGAAAATAATGCTAAAATGCTGCCTGAATATGAAATTACAGAACCCATTGCCTTAGTTTTTGGAACAGAGATGGAAGGGGTTTCTCAGGAAATCTTAGATTTTGCAGATGAAACGCTGGCAATTCCGATGTATGGCTTTACGAGAAGTTTCAACGTTTCTGTAGCCGCTTCAATCTGTATGTATGAATTGAAACAGAAGCTGATAAAATCTGATATTGATTATAAACTGAATGAAAAAAAGCTTTTAAGAATGAAAATCCTTTGGGCGGTCAACTCCATGAGAAGCGGACAGCAGATTTTTGAGAAATATCTGAGAGAAAATAATATTGACTGGAAATAA
- the tsaD gene encoding tRNA (adenosine(37)-N6)-threonylcarbamoyltransferase complex transferase subunit TsaD, which produces MSDSIILGIESSCDDTSAAIIKGNSILSNIAANQAIHKEYGGVVPELASRAHQQNIIPVVEKSFSKANIQQNAISAIGFTRGPGLLGSLLVGTSFAKSLAMSLNVPLIEVNHLQAHILAHFIEDANPVPPTFPFLCLTVSGGHTMIVLVKDYFDMEIIGKTIDDAAGEAFDKIGKIFDLDYPAGPIIDRLSKEGNPDAFKFNKPKLENYDYSFSGIKTSVLYFIQKEVRQNPDFIKENLNDLCASVQKSIIEILMNKLEKAAKDLNVNQVAIAGGVSANSALRKAMEDNKERLGWDIYIPKFEYTTDNAAMIAMVAKLKFERGEFTDLRTSATAKYDL; this is translated from the coding sequence ATGAGCGACTCTATAATTTTAGGTATTGAATCGTCCTGCGACGACACCTCAGCAGCTATCATCAAGGGAAATTCTATTCTTTCAAACATTGCCGCGAACCAGGCCATCCACAAAGAATATGGTGGTGTTGTCCCTGAATTGGCTTCACGAGCCCATCAGCAAAATATTATCCCCGTTGTTGAAAAATCTTTTTCTAAAGCAAATATACAACAAAATGCTATCTCTGCTATAGGATTTACTCGCGGACCGGGACTTTTAGGATCTCTTCTTGTAGGAACATCATTTGCTAAGTCTTTGGCTATGAGCCTGAATGTACCTTTGATTGAAGTAAATCACCTTCAAGCCCACATTCTGGCCCATTTCATCGAAGATGCAAATCCTGTGCCGCCTACTTTCCCATTCTTATGTCTTACGGTAAGTGGCGGACATACCATGATTGTACTGGTAAAAGACTATTTCGATATGGAAATCATCGGGAAAACCATTGATGATGCCGCAGGAGAAGCTTTTGATAAAATCGGAAAGATTTTTGACCTTGACTATCCAGCAGGACCTATTATCGACAGATTGTCGAAAGAAGGGAATCCTGATGCGTTTAAATTCAACAAACCGAAGTTGGAAAACTACGATTATTCTTTCAGTGGTATTAAAACTTCCGTGTTGTATTTCATACAGAAAGAAGTCAGACAAAATCCGGATTTCATCAAGGAAAATCTTAATGATCTTTGTGCTTCTGTACAGAAATCCATCATCGAAATTCTGATGAATAAGCTTGAAAAAGCGGCCAAAGATCTCAATGTAAATCAGGTGGCTATTGCAGGTGGTGTATCGGCTAATTCTGCCCTTAGAAAAGCAATGGAAGACAACAAAGAAAGACTGGGTTGGGATATCTACATTCCAAAATTTGAATATACAACAGATAATGCAGCCATGATTGCCATGGTAGCGAAGCTGAAATTTGAGCGGGGAGAATTTACAGATTTAAGAACTTCCGCAACGGCAAAATACGATTTATGA
- a CDS encoding RsmE family RNA methyltransferase produces the protein MKLFYGEIADQKVIINDEEQQHIVKVLRMKDGEDIHVTDGKGKLASGKLIIEGKKAGIEVSEIKENLPEFNPKLHIAIAPTKNIDRIEFFVEKAVEMGVSEISIIVTEKTERKNINIDKIRKQAVAASKQSLRFHFPIINDAVKLTDFLKNVDPEHTFVAHCHENLERIDLKNIPQMEQLTFLIGPEGDFSEKEIVFLAENKVKAVSLGNQRLRTETAGVFVAAWNYYNMI, from the coding sequence ATGAAATTATTTTACGGAGAAATAGCAGATCAAAAAGTGATCATCAACGATGAAGAGCAGCAACATATTGTAAAAGTTCTTCGTATGAAAGATGGTGAAGATATTCATGTGACGGATGGAAAAGGAAAGCTGGCTTCCGGAAAACTTATTATAGAAGGGAAGAAAGCAGGTATTGAAGTTTCTGAGATCAAAGAAAACCTACCGGAATTCAATCCGAAACTTCATATTGCGATTGCTCCCACCAAAAATATAGACAGAATCGAGTTCTTTGTAGAAAAGGCTGTGGAAATGGGTGTTTCTGAGATCAGTATTATTGTAACAGAGAAAACAGAACGTAAAAATATCAATATTGATAAAATCAGAAAACAGGCTGTTGCCGCGTCTAAGCAAAGTCTGAGATTTCATTTCCCGATCATCAATGATGCTGTAAAACTAACGGATTTTCTGAAAAACGTTGATCCGGAACATACTTTTGTAGCACACTGTCATGAAAATCTGGAAAGAATTGATCTTAAAAACATTCCCCAAATGGAACAGCTTACGTTTCTAATAGGCCCTGAGGGTGATTTTTCTGAAAAGGAAATTGTATTTCTGGCAGAAAATAAAGTAAAAGCGGTCTCCCTCGGAAATCAAAGACTGAGAACTGAAACCGCAGGCGTTTTTGTAGCCGCATGGAATTATTATAATATGATATAG